A window from Candidatus Aminicenantes bacterium encodes these proteins:
- a CDS encoding response regulator, protein MGKQSSSHASGPVRFAASGWRGPGARVRGIGATCRGRRVVRILVIDRDAVNLKLIRTVLISGGHEVMIADSVDTALETAVYAIPDLVVMDVQPADFGDSSPIRHLKKDPGFKPVPVAAVTAMAMKNDRERILQAGFDYYLAKPIRYRELLELVTQIYRKGPG, encoded by the coding sequence ATCGGAAAGCAATCTTCAAGCCATGCGTCCGGGCCTGTTCGCTTTGCTGCGTCCGGATGGCGTGGACCCGGAGCGCGTGTCCGAGGCATTGGGGCAACTTGTCGCGGGAGGCGGGTAGTGCGGATCCTGGTCATTGATCGCGACGCTGTGAATCTCAAGTTGATCCGCACCGTATTGATATCCGGGGGGCATGAAGTCATGATTGCCGACTCGGTGGACACGGCACTGGAAACCGCTGTTTACGCAATTCCCGATTTAGTCGTGATGGATGTTCAGCCGGCGGACTTTGGTGATTCCTCCCCCATCCGTCATCTGAAAAAGGACCCCGGGTTCAAACCCGTTCCCGTAGCCGCGGTTACGGCAATGGCCATGAAGAATGACCGTGAACGGATTCTGCAGGCGGGCTTTGATTACTACCTCGCCAAACCCATTCGTTACCGGGAGTTGTTGGAACTGGTAACACAGATTTACAGAAAGGGCCCGGGTTAA